The following proteins come from a genomic window of Pararhodobacter sp.:
- a CDS encoding glycosyltransferase, with product MSLSIIVPACNEAAYIGACLAAVLAATGPQGAQVIVAANGCTDETVPRALAFADRFAHNGWRLDVLDLPALGKHGAMDAGDAAAVHAARVYLDADVLVSPTVLAEVARALAVTEARYASGTPIVTARSWITRAYARFWVRLPFVAQGVPGFGLYAVNAAGRARWGQFPAIISDDTFVRVQFTPEERIKVPGTYRWPMVEGFRQLVRVRRRQDQGVVQMTALHPDLMAHEGKARPGKRWLLGRLLRDPVAFVTYAAVTVAVRAGWGGQSGWVRGR from the coding sequence ATGAGCCTGTCGATCATTGTCCCCGCCTGCAACGAGGCGGCCTATATCGGCGCTTGTCTGGCGGCGGTGCTGGCCGCGACCGGGCCGCAGGGCGCGCAGGTGATCGTCGCGGCGAATGGCTGCACGGATGAGACGGTGCCGCGGGCGTTGGCCTTTGCCGACAGGTTTGCGCACAACGGCTGGCGGTTGGATGTGCTCGACCTGCCCGCATTGGGCAAGCATGGCGCGATGGATGCGGGCGATGCGGCGGCGGTTCATGCCGCCCGAGTCTATCTGGATGCCGATGTGCTGGTGTCGCCGACGGTTCTGGCCGAGGTGGCGCGGGCCTTGGCGGTGACGGAGGCGCGCTATGCCTCTGGCACGCCGATTGTCACCGCGCGCTCCTGGATCACCCGCGCTTATGCAAGGTTTTGGGTGAGGCTGCCGTTTGTGGCGCAGGGCGTGCCGGGGTTCGGGCTCTATGCCGTCAATGCGGCGGGGCGCGCGCGTTGGGGGCAGTTTCCGGCGATCATCTCGGACGATACGTTTGTGCGGGTGCAATTCACGCCGGAAGAACGCATCAAGGTGCCGGGAACCTATCGTTGGCCAATGGTCGAGGGGTTTCGCCAATTGGTGCGGGTGCGGCGGCGTCAGGATCAGGGTGTGGTGCAGATGACCGCGTTACACCCCGATCTGATGGCGCATGAGGGCAAGGCGCGCCCCGGCAAACGCTGGCTGCTGGGGCGGTTGTTGCGCGATCCGGTAGCCTTTGTGACCTATGCCGCCGTGACGGTGGCGGTGCGCGCCGGATGGGGCGGTCAATCCGGCTGGGTGCGCGGCCGTTGA